The region GAAGGGGACTGATGTTCCACCACTCGGGCGGCCTGGTGCTAACGCGGCCCAATGCTAAACAAGGTCGCCGATAAAGCGCACGAATGGCAACAGACCACCCGCACCTTCGTTGGTCGCGCCGTTATAAAAGCGCTCATCGGCAGTCCACAGGGCACAGCTTCGCTGCTGCGCCATCGCAGCATAGGTCGAATCATAAACGCGTACCTGGTTCAGTTGCTCGCTGATGGAGCGGGCAAGGACGCGGGTGCTTGCATCGTAAATAATCTCGACCTGAAGCGCATCGAGAATTCGCAGAGCAGCCAGTGCGGCTTCGGC is a window of Abditibacteriaceae bacterium DNA encoding:
- a CDS encoding type II toxin-antitoxin system VapC family toxin; this encodes AEAALAALRILDALQVEIIYDASTRVLARSISEQLNQVRVYDSTYAAMAQQRSCALWTADERFYNGATNEGAGGLLPFVRFIGDLV